CAAGTTAACTAATCTTCTTTCAAGTTCGTCCCTACGATCACGAAGCTGTTTCTCCTGTTGATGAAGCATAGCAACATCCACTTGCAGCTTATGCGCTTTTTCGTATGCTTCATGAACTTCAGGCTCTGAATATTTTTGGAAGTTTTTACTTACTTCGGATAACCTTTGTCTCGCAAGCCTAGAATGAGCACCTAATTGGTCACCTTGTTCAATAATATCATTTACTTGAATTTTTATATTGCTTAGTTCTTGAAGTAAATCATCATACTGTCTTCGAGAATTTTCACCAATCTCAAATATTTCATCCTTACTAGTATGAACGGTCTTAACCATTTTCTCCAAAATTTTATCCAATAACTTAGCATCAAGTTTTTGTATACTCAACATCCACCCTCCAAAAGCGGTTTTTGTTCTAATAAATGTAATAAAGCTAATAACAAATCAAGAACGCATATTAAAACTTCAACAACTTCTTTGATATAATTGAACATTTCACCTTATCAAATTATAATAAAAGAATATTGTCATTTAGAAAAGCTCAGGGCGCACGTTTAACGACACACAACAATTGGAACGTCAACTAAGAACAGTCACGACGCGCGAACTAACGTTGACGCTAGCACTTCCTATGCGTCGAAAAACTTACGAGTCGTTGAGCGCTGGAGCTAGACAACAATAAAGGCGCAACCTAAATAAGGAAAGATTTTTTTACTTTCTTACTTTTTAAATGCCCCTCTCAAAATTATGGAGGTTTAATTAATATGCTTTCTCACTATTATACAGTAATTGAATACGGAGAACATGAAATCATTGTTCAGAAATCAAGATTTATTTGTCATATTGGTAGAGTCACTAGCGAGGAAGAAGCTCAATCTTTTATTGAAAAAATAAAAAAGAAACACCGTCAAGCCAATCATAACTGCTTTGCATACCTTATAGGAGAGCAAAACCATATCCAAAAGACTAGTGATGACGGAGAACCTACTGGTACAGCTGGTGTCCCTATGCTTGAAGTCTTAAAAAAGAAACATTTACACGATACAGTAGTAGTTGTAACAAGATATTTTGGCGGAATAAAACTAGGAGCGGGCGGACTCATTCGTGCTTATGGAAGCGCTGTATCAGCCGCTCTAGATACACTAGGAGTCGTCAAACGTTCATTAATGAGAACAATTCGAATGACGATAGACTATCCTTTATTAGGAGTGGTGGAAAACGCCTTACATAGTCAGAATATCATCATAAATAACATCGATTATCAAGAATCAGTGTGTATAGAAATATTCATTCCCGAAATCGACAAAGAATCCTTCAAAACGTGGATAATTGATAAAACAAATGGAAAAAGTGTCATTAACGAAGGTATGTTAAACTATACAGAGGAAATTTGCAAAACTGAAGGAGAACACAAATGACCAACCAGAAAGTTAGAAGAGTTGTAAAAAGAAGAAAAAAGAAGAAAAGACCTATTTTAAAACTTATTATTACCGTTGCTTCCCTACTTCTTATTAGTGGTTGTATTTATTCCGTTTATGTTGTATCAAGTACATGGCAAGCTGCAAATAAAACATATGATGATCTTGATCGGGAACGCTCTAAGCTTAGAACTGAAGCAGTTACAGTTTTAGATGATCCAGTATCCATACTAATAATGGGTGTG
This portion of the Bacillus carboniphilus genome encodes:
- a CDS encoding YigZ family protein → MLSHYYTVIEYGEHEIIVQKSRFICHIGRVTSEEEAQSFIEKIKKKHRQANHNCFAYLIGEQNHIQKTSDDGEPTGTAGVPMLEVLKKKHLHDTVVVVTRYFGGIKLGAGGLIRAYGSAVSAALDTLGVVKRSLMRTIRMTIDYPLLGVVENALHSQNIIINNIDYQESVCIEIFIPEIDKESFKTWIIDKTNGKSVINEGMLNYTEEICKTEGEHK